The proteins below are encoded in one region of Stieleria sp. JC731:
- a CDS encoding prolyl oligopeptidase family serine peptidase has translation MILKRWLAVCLLSQLALLGGVSAEESSQSAKTLDISVPVHMDYLLSLPEGYEPDGKAVPLLLFLHGAGERGDDINVVKKHGPPKMIAAGEKFPFIVVSPQCKKGKIWEPFQLSALLDQVIRDHNVDESRVYVTGLSMGGFGTWALAAYSPERFAAIAPICGGSELFRARNLKELPIWVFHGAKDSVVPLSRSQDMVDALKKQGNEPKFTIYPEAQHDSWTETYNNPELYEWLLSHQSK, from the coding sequence ATGATTTTGAAGCGATGGCTTGCGGTCTGTCTTCTTTCGCAGCTTGCTCTGCTCGGCGGCGTTTCGGCGGAAGAGTCGTCTCAGTCTGCAAAGACGCTGGATATTAGCGTTCCAGTTCATATGGACTACCTTCTTTCGCTTCCTGAAGGCTATGAACCCGATGGAAAGGCAGTGCCCCTATTGCTATTTCTGCATGGGGCGGGGGAACGCGGTGACGACATTAACGTGGTCAAGAAGCACGGACCACCGAAGATGATCGCGGCGGGAGAAAAATTCCCGTTCATCGTCGTGTCACCCCAATGTAAGAAAGGGAAAATCTGGGAACCCTTCCAACTGAGCGCTTTGCTTGACCAAGTGATTCGTGACCACAACGTGGACGAGTCCCGCGTCTACGTCACCGGTCTCAGTATGGGAGGCTTCGGAACCTGGGCTTTGGCAGCCTATTCGCCAGAGCGGTTTGCTGCGATCGCACCGATCTGTGGTGGCAGCGAGCTATTCCGAGCCCGAAATTTGAAAGAGCTACCGATTTGGGTTTTCCACGGTGCGAAAGATTCTGTGGTGCCGCTATCGCGATCGCAAGACATGGTCGATGCGCTGAAGAAGCAAGGCAACGAGCCAAAATTTACGATCTATCCCGAGGCTCAACACGACTCGTGGACGGAGACTTACAACAATCCAGAATTATACGAATGGTTGTTGTCGCATCAGTCGAAGTAA
- the ribH gene encoding 6,7-dimethyl-8-ribityllumazine synthase — protein sequence MSTEVTGIEGNLPEGKIVIIASRYNESICDSLVQGSLKTLREAGYQDSAISVVRVPGAWELPLVCANALDGVDVIAAIVLGCVIKGETTHDEHINRSVSDAIMDLGLTTRKPIGFGLLTCNTLDQALQRSGGTVGNKGEEAADAALELLRLGVKLGAT from the coding sequence ATGTCGACTGAAGTCACTGGTATCGAAGGCAATCTCCCCGAAGGCAAAATTGTCATCATCGCCAGTCGGTACAACGAAAGCATTTGCGATTCGCTGGTACAGGGAAGCCTGAAAACCCTTCGTGAAGCTGGCTATCAGGATTCCGCTATCAGCGTCGTCCGTGTTCCCGGAGCTTGGGAATTGCCGCTGGTATGCGCGAATGCACTTGATGGCGTGGACGTGATCGCCGCGATCGTACTGGGATGTGTGATCAAAGGCGAAACCACACATGACGAACACATCAATCGTTCCGTCAGCGATGCGATCATGGATCTTGGTTTGACAACCCGAAAACCGATCGGTTTCGGGTTGCTCACTTGCAATACGCTGGATCAAGCCTTGCAGCGCAGTGGCGGCACGGTCGGCAACAAAGGTGAAGAAGCTGCCGACGCGGCGCTTGAGCTACTGCGACTGGGCGTCAAACTGGGCGCGACATAG